The genomic window ACTCATTGATATGAGATATGAAAAGAAAAGTACGATTTTAACAACTAATGTTGGTTTTAAATCCTGGGACGAGGTATTCCAAGATCCTAAGATAGCAAATGCAATTTTGGATCGTGTCCTCCACCATGCAACGGTAGTTAATATTATTGGTGATTCTTACCGAATTAAGGACCATCTGGAACGAGATAATTAGTAAAACTGTACATTCTTAAACAGTCAAAAGTGTACATGTTTATGTTGACATTTATAGATGCACTGAAGAATCTCTTTAGTCATTTTCAAAGGGCAAGGAGCTTTTTTAATAAAGCCGCATTTAAGCAGAAGTTCAATGAATATTTCCAACACAAGGAAATTATCAATAGGGATTTGCCAAGTGTACTACTCGATATGTTCGTAGCTGATGTTTCAGAGAACATAGGCTTTAATTGCAACTCAGATCGATTTAAGTTCGTGCAAGAACGCCGTTCCCAGTATAGAGATGAAACAGAATATCGGGTAATGAATTCGAACTACCTTTCGCTAAAACAAACATTTAATCGTCAAATAATGCAATGCGTCCCTAATCACGATGAACGAACCTTTTCATCCTATGTCTATGTAGAAAAGGAAACTGGCAAGAACCCTATCTTTAAGCTAGCTATCCTTTTAGAATTACTCGGCCTAGCTACTTATGAAATTATAGGCGGCAAAAATTCCGAAATCTTTATCCGTGTAAACGATCCATCCAAGTTAGCAAGACTGTATCAAGGGAATTATCGAAATGCCCTATTAACGGAAATTGAACGCAAAAAAGACAGATCTCAAAAGGTATTGTCTAAATTTATGATTAAGCAACTCACCAATGAAGATAGATGGGATATTATCGAGAATTATTTCCTAGGTAGAGATGAGTGGGTATCGTCTAAATTGGAGTTGTAATAGAGATGGAATTCCTAAAAAATTCTGGGAAAGATGGAGTTAATACATAGATTTAAAGAAGTGTATGTCTACTTGAGAAACTTTTTTAACTCACAAATTCAAATAGAGTTGTTCCAAAATTAAAGTACAAAGTCAAATGGATTAGGAGAGGTTTTCATGAAAGCATCTGAAACAAATTTTCTAAAATTTTTGCAAGGTACGAAGCAATTTATGATACCTATATATCAGAGAAAATATAGCTGGACAACAAAACAGTGTCGTCAACTGTGGGATGATACAATTCGTGCAGCGGAAGATGATAATGTTAAAGGACATTTTATCGGGTCTATAGTTTATATTGAAAGAAGCCTATATCAGATTTCCGCAGTGCCACAGTTACTTGTAATTGATGGACAACAGAGAATGACTACTTTAACACTTTTTCTATTGGCCTTAGGTAAAGCGATAGAAGAGAGTGGGAAGTCTTATGAAATTACGAAAAAGAAAATAATGAGTTATTATTTAACTAACAGCGAAGAAGATGATGAGTTATACCATAAACTAATTTTAACAAAAAATGATAACAATACACATGTCAGCTTGATATTGGACAAACCATTGCCAGATGAATACTCGAACAGAATTGTAGATAATTTTAATTTTTTCAAAAATATGATAAAGGACAGTGGGGTTGATTTGAATAATCTCTATAAGGGAATTTCTAAACTAATAGTCGTTGATATATCCCTTGATAGAGATCATGATAATCCACAATTAATATTTGAAAGCCTTAATTCTACAGGGCTTGACCTGTCACAAGCCGATTTAATACGAAACTACATACTGATGGGTCTAGAACCCAAAGAACAATCGGAACTCTACACAGATTATTGGTATCCTATGGAAAAAAGCTTTGGAAACCTTAATGACTCTACCATATTTGATCGGTTTATGAGGGACTTTTTAATTGTCAAAACAGGTCGGATTCCAAATGTTAATGATGTATATTCAAGTTTTAAAGATTATGTGAACCAGAGTTCCAAAACCATTCAAGAAGTAGTCAAAGATATATATCGATATTCCAGTCATTATGTAAAGGTAGCATTTCAAAAAGAAAAAGATAAAGAAATTAACCAGGTACTTAAGGATATTAACACATTAAAAGTAGATGTATCATACCCGTTCTTAATGGAAGTATATGACGATTATGAACAGCAACTGCTATCGAAAAAAGACTTTATAGCATTGCTACGATTAGTGGAATCATATGTGTTTCGTCGTGCAATTTGTGGGGTTCCTACAAATTCACTAAACAAAACCTTTGCAACATTAAGTAAAGAAATTAAGAAAGAAAATTATTTAGAAAGTATTTCTGCGGTACTATTACTAAAAGACTCGTATAAACGTTTTCCTAGAAATGATGAATTTGTAAGAGAATTGGCTATTAAAGATGTATATAATTTTAGAAACCGGAATTATGTGCTGAAAAAATTAGAAAATTTCAACAGAAAAGAAATTGTAGACATTGAGAGTTATACGATTGAGCATATTATGCCTCAAAACACCAACCTGTCAACAGAATGGAGGCAAGATCTTGGATCAAGCTGGGAAGAGATTCACAATACATATTTGCATACTTTAGGGAATCTAACATTAACAAGATACAACTCGGAACTTAGCGACAGACCTTTTAAAGAAAAGCGAGATATGATTGGAGGATTTGCTGATAGTCCGTTACGGTTAAATAGAGAATTGAGTAAGCTTGATAAATGGAATGAACAAGA from Desulfuribacillus stibiiarsenatis includes these protein-coding regions:
- a CDS encoding ATP-binding protein translates to LIDMRYEKKSTILTTNVGFKSWDEVFQDPKIANAILDRVLHHATVVNIIGDSYRIKDHLERDN
- a CDS encoding DUF262 and DUF1524 domain-containing protein gives rise to the protein MKASETNFLKFLQGTKQFMIPIYQRKYSWTTKQCRQLWDDTIRAAEDDNVKGHFIGSIVYIERSLYQISAVPQLLVIDGQQRMTTLTLFLLALGKAIEESGKSYEITKKKIMSYYLTNSEEDDELYHKLILTKNDNNTHVSLILDKPLPDEYSNRIVDNFNFFKNMIKDSGVDLNNLYKGISKLIVVDISLDRDHDNPQLIFESLNSTGLDLSQADLIRNYILMGLEPKEQSELYTDYWYPMEKSFGNLNDSTIFDRFMRDFLIVKTGRIPNVNDVYSSFKDYVNQSSKTIQEVVKDIYRYSSHYVKVAFQKEKDKEINQVLKDINTLKVDVSYPFLMEVYDDYEQQLLSKKDFIALLRLVESYVFRRAICGVPTNSLNKTFATLSKEIKKENYLESISAVLLLKDSYKRFPRNDEFVRELAIKDVYNFRNRNYVLKKLENFNRKEIVDIESYTIEHIMPQNTNLSTEWRQDLGSSWEEIHNTYLHTLGNLTLTRYNSELSDRPFKEKRDMIGGFADSPLRLNRELSKLDKWNEQEINARAKKLSELALEVWGYPSLSDDIVSTYKNKNISKEAVVYTIEDHAEYLQGEMLNLFNELRKRICNLDSSVREEFKKLYIAYKTSTNFVDIVPQKSRLRLSLNMLFNEIHDPKGICKDVSNLGRWGNGDVEVAISSLNEIEDVMFLIKQSFDKHRDED